The following is a genomic window from Niabella soli DSM 19437.
CTTCCTGTATATTGGGAATGGGTTTTAGGGGTTGGTTGGGATCTACACTGTTAAGACCTGCGGTAAGATAATCTGCCCCATGAGTCAATGACCCGCCCAGGTGACCGGTAACGGTTACGGCGCCAATAGTAAGGCCCGCCATGATATTCGAATACCGGGTCAGAAGAGAAAAACGGTAGCACCCGTAAAGTAACAGCGCTGCAATGGCCGTAACAATTCCGAGCCATTGGTGCCGGGTCACCAGCTCCTGATCATAATCGCCGCTTAAGGAAAGCAGATAGCCCGTCATACAGGAAGCAATGGCGGCCAGCATTCCCCAAAAGAGCATTACAGGTATGGCAGGCTCCAATGAGGGAAGCCGTTTGGCAAACAATTGAAACAAACAGGCGATCAGCAATATCCCGATCGGCAGGTGCACCAATACCGGATGAAATCTTCCCACAAAATCCACGAGTGTAAGTAGCGTCATAAACAGTTATTGGTACCGGCTTCTGAGGGTTTTCATCATGTGTACATTAATCGTCCATTGATCGGCCACCGGCTGCTGTGTATAAGGCAGGGTGGGCATATAAGTGGGCGGGCCAAATTCTGTGAGCACCGTCATTACCTCTCCTTTTTTTCTTTTTCGCTCCGCGATCTTATCCCACCAGTCGAAATGTTGTTTTACAACGGATTCCCATTCCGGCGCGCGCGGATCATTGACCTGTGGGCCTTCCGGATGGCCAACCCGGGCATGAAAATGTTCCGTGCGATCGATGGCCAGTGCCACAGTTTCCCGCTGATCACTCAACATGCTTTCGTGCACATTGCACCAATGGGAGATATCCAATGTTAACCTTAAGTCGGGCAGTTGCTCAATAAACTGCCGGGCGATATGTGCGGCAAACAGGATCCGTGAACGATGGGTTTCGTGATAGATCTTTATGCCGGTGTCTTTTGAAAGCTGCTGGGAGTAGGTAATAAAGGCTTTATTCTGCTCAAAGCTGAAATGATCTTTTCCGGCGTGACAATTAATATAAACGGGCTTTTGAGAACGATTGGTGGCAGATGCCGTGGTTATTTTTTTAAAATGCTCCAGGTTGGTCTTCCAATCATCCCCCGCACTCTGGCATAAAAAGGCCACCTGCAGGGAATGTTTTTTCAGGGCGGCGAATAATTCCTGCTGTGCAGTTTCGGTTGCCGGCCATACTACTTCAGCGCCGTCATAACCATCCCGCTTTGCGGCTGCACAAAAAGCATCAATCGTTCCGTTATAACCCCAGTTGGTGGCCATCACCATCAACTGAAAGCCCGCCTGCGCCGGCGTTTTCAGGAACCCTGGTTTTGCTGCGGATTCCCCGTAAGGGAAAAATAATCCGGCCGCCGCAGCAGCAGATGAGGATTTTAAAAAGTTTCTTCGGTTATAGTTCATAATTTATAGATCGTTTGTTTCCAAATTCAGTTTTTCGCTCTCACAGATCCCACAGATTTGCACAGATTTTTTTAGTCCTTCTGTGAAAATCCGTAAGCTATGCAATAACCTCATTGATCACTTTTCCACCCACGTCGGTCAAACGAAAAGGCCGGCCCTGGTAAGGATAAGTAAACTGCTCGTGATCAAATCCCAACTGATTCAAAATGGTAGCCTGTATGTCGAACGCATCCACTTTTCCACTTACCGCGGTATAGCCGATCTCATCGGTTTCCCCATGTGTATAGCCTTTTTTAATGCCGCCGCCGGCCATCCAAATGGTAAAAGCGTCCGTGTGGTGGTCTCTTCCTTTAAAAGGGTTCTGCGCACCGTTGCGGTTTTCCATCATGGGGGTGCGACCAAATTCTCCTGCCCATACCACCAGCGTTTCATCCAGCAACCCGCGTTGCTTCAGATCCAGCAGCAGTGCGGTTACCGGCTTATCCACGCTCCGGTATTTGTTGAGCATCCCTATGTTTAATGCATTATTGGCGTTATCGCCATGCGCATCCCAGCCCCAATCGAACAACTGCACAAAGCGCACTCCTTTTTCCACTAATTTTCTTGCCAGCAGCACGTTGTTCGCAAAACAGGCTTTACCCGGTTTCGTTCCATACATATCGTGAATGTACTGCGGTTCGTCGTTAATATTCATCACCTCCGGTGCGGTGATCTGCATGCGGTAGGCCATTTCATACTGGGAGATGCGGGAAAGTATTTCGGGATCGTTATACTCTTTGTACTCCTGCATATTGGCTTTATTAACTGCTTCAATAGAAGCCTTACGCAGGTCACGGCTCATGCCGTCCGGGTCTTTGATGAAGAGCACCGGGTCGCCCTCGCTCCGGCATTGCACCCCCTGATATACCGATGGCAGAAAGCCGCTGCCCCACACGCTTTTGCCGGCATCGGGGAAACTGCCGCCGCTGGTAAGCACTACAAAGCCGGGCAGGTTTTGATTTTCTGTTCCTAACCCATAAGTGACCCAGCTTCCCATGCTGGGGCGGCCCAGGCGCGGGCTACCGGTATGCACCAGCAACTGTGCGGGAGCGTGGTTGAATTGATCCGTACTCACAGCCTTTAAAAAACTTACCTCATCCACTACCGTGGAAAGATGCGGGAGGTTGTCGCTGACCCATGCTCCTGATTGACCGTGTTGCGCAAATTTTGCCTGGGGCCCCAGCATTTTGGGCACGCCGGTAATAAAGGCAAATTGTTTCCCGGCCAGGAAGGACGGTGGACAATCCTGTCCGTCCATCTTTGTCAGTTCCGGTTTATAATCGAATAATTCCAACTGAGAAGGAGCTCCGGCCATATGTAAGAAAATGACGCTCTTTGCCCGGCCCGCAAAAGGCGGCGCTTTTGGTAACAACGGATGCGCAGGATCAAAGGCGATAGAATGAGCTGCCTTTTTTTTGCCACAACCGCCCAATAGTGATCCCATGGCCAATGCCCCCAACCCCATGGCGCTTTCTTTTAAAAAATGCCGGCGGGTATGGGATTGCATCACCATCAATTCGGCTTCTTTTACCAAACGCTGATCAATAAGGTCTTTTTTTGTCATCTTGTAACAATTTTATTTCATTTTCACCGCGATGACGCTATGCGAAGATATTTTCTGAACAGTCGTGTAAAATATCTTCGCGCCCTTGCGGTCAGATCGAAACGTGACTCAGTTTTTCGTCACTACTTCATCCAGGTTCAGCATCGCATTGGCCACCACGATCATTGCAGCACCAGAAGGCGTTGTTTTTTCTTTTTGTCCACCCGCCATGGCGATCGCTTTTTGCGGACTTGAGGTAAAATCCTTTAATGCCTGCAGGTATAATCCTTCAAATACCTTTACTTCCCCGGCTTGCGCGGGCCGGTACAGGAGCAGTTGGTATCCTTTTTTAATTTGTGCTGCTGCATCATTGCCTCCTTCCTTCTCCATCCTGGCCGCCAGATGTCGTGCCATATCCAGATAAGCTGAATCGTTGAGGGTGGTCAGCGCCTGCAGCGGCGTGTTGGTACGCACGCGTTTTACAGTGCACAATACCCGTTGGGCACCGTCGAAAGAGATCATCGAAGGATAGGGCGCCGTGCGTTTCCAGTAAGTGTACACTGCCCTGCGGTATTGATCTTCCCCCGCACTGCTCTGCCATCGTGCGGCGTTGTAGGGCGACAACCAGATGCCATCAGGCTGCCAGGGCATTACGCTGGGGCCGTACATTTTGCTGCTCATCAGGCCGCTGATGCACAGATCCTGGTCGCGTAATTGTTCGGCGCTCAAACGTAAGCGTGGCCCTCTTGCGTAAAATTTATTGGCCAGGTCCTTTTCTTTCAGCTCCGGGGTTAGCTTTGAACTTTGCCGGTAGGTGGCGCTTAGCACTATTTCTTTCAATACTTTTTTGATGCTCCAATTATCATCGTTCATAAACTTCCAGGAAAGATAATCCAATAGTTCCTGGTGGGTCGGAGGCATTCCCTGGGTGCCCATATCGTCAAGTGTTTCCACGATGCCCTCTCCAAAAAGCTGTTCCCACAGCCGGTTCACCATGGTTCGTGATACCAATGGATTGCGCTTATCGGTAAGCCACAGGGCTAGCCCCATACGGTTTTTAGGCGCATTGGCCGGCATGGCGAAGCCCAGCGAACGGGGAACAGCGGGTGCTACTTCTTTCCCCAGCGTTAACCGGTTGCCCCTTTCAAATACATGTGTTTTACGGCGCATCCAGCCCGGATTTTCCATCATTACGGGGGTTGTGGTCACCGGCGCCGTTAAAAGATCCCAATACATTTTTTTATTGGCCGCATAAGCCGGTGTGCCTTTGCCGGGCAGATCCGGAATAAACCCAAACCAATCAAACGTTCCTAATATATCTTCAGTTCCCGCGGGCAGGCCCGGGTTTTCATAGACAACATACACATCATGCACTCCTTGCTGCTCCTGTATTTCAGCGGCTTCCTTGTGCCATTTATCCTGCGGCTGTATGGCTACTGAGCCCAGTAAAGGGCCATCGGGTGTATCCATCCTGAAGTTTAACCGTCCTCCGGGTTTGTTGGAATAAAAATTCCAGATGACCTGCCGCGCCCCGTCCAGGTTTACATTTCTCAGTCTTGCGTAGGAATGGTTGCGCATGCCCAGCGCCACATTTTTATTAATGATGATCGCGTTTTTCAGGCTATCGGCCGTTGTGGCATACGCCACAGGCTCCCAGGTTTTGAGAAACTGGTACAATTGCTGC
Proteins encoded in this region:
- a CDS encoding sugar phosphate isomerase/epimerase family protein — its product is MNYNRRNFLKSSSAAAAAGLFFPYGESAAKPGFLKTPAQAGFQLMVMATNWGYNGTIDAFCAAAKRDGYDGAEVVWPATETAQQELFAALKKHSLQVAFLCQSAGDDWKTNLEHFKKITTASATNRSQKPVYINCHAGKDHFSFEQNKAFITYSQQLSKDTGIKIYHETHRSRILFAAHIARQFIEQLPDLRLTLDISHWCNVHESMLSDQRETVALAIDRTEHFHARVGHPEGPQVNDPRAPEWESVVKQHFDWWDKIAERKRKKGEVMTVLTEFGPPTYMPTLPYTQQPVADQWTINVHMMKTLRSRYQ
- a CDS encoding DUF1501 domain-containing protein, producing the protein MTKKDLIDQRLVKEAELMVMQSHTRRHFLKESAMGLGALAMGSLLGGCGKKKAAHSIAFDPAHPLLPKAPPFAGRAKSVIFLHMAGAPSQLELFDYKPELTKMDGQDCPPSFLAGKQFAFITGVPKMLGPQAKFAQHGQSGAWVSDNLPHLSTVVDEVSFLKAVSTDQFNHAPAQLLVHTGSPRLGRPSMGSWVTYGLGTENQNLPGFVVLTSGGSFPDAGKSVWGSGFLPSVYQGVQCRSEGDPVLFIKDPDGMSRDLRKASIEAVNKANMQEYKEYNDPEILSRISQYEMAYRMQITAPEVMNINDEPQYIHDMYGTKPGKACFANNVLLARKLVEKGVRFVQLFDWGWDAHGDNANNALNIGMLNKYRSVDKPVTALLLDLKQRGLLDETLVVWAGEFGRTPMMENRNGAQNPFKGRDHHTDAFTIWMAGGGIKKGYTHGETDEIGYTAVSGKVDAFDIQATILNQLGFDHEQFTYPYQGRPFRLTDVGGKVINEVIA
- a CDS encoding DUF1553 domain-containing protein, with the translated sequence MLHSFHNRKIIWVLALLVTTGAVACFTSSSKKVDFSADVKPILNKKCIICHGGVKAKGGFSLLFREEALATTESGEPAIIPGDPDHSEMIRRLTAKDPEERMPYKHAPLSDDEIDILRRWIKQGAKWGDHWAYLPVKKTEVPDEQNPWIRNDIDKFIYEKLDAQGLKPAAPADKYTLLRRVSLDLIGMYPSDAIAQQYLRTGDDKAYEQLVDSLLSSRHFGEKWTSMWLDLARYADTKGYESDGGRGIWRYRDWLIDAFNADKPYNVFITEQIAGDLLPHPTDAQYIATAFSRNSMTNDEGGTDNEEFRTAAVLDRVNTTWSTLMSTTFSCVQCHSHPYDPFRHEEYYQFAAYFNNTMDDDIPAEYPLVREYNDSMKLRLTGLIQWIREKGNEAQTQQLYQFLKTWEPVAYATTADSLKNAIIINKNVALGMRNHSYARLRNVNLDGARQVIWNFYSNKPGGRLNFRMDTPDGPLLGSVAIQPQDKWHKEAAEIQEQQGVHDVYVVYENPGLPAGTEDILGTFDWFGFIPDLPGKGTPAYAANKKMYWDLLTAPVTTTPVMMENPGWMRRKTHVFERGNRLTLGKEVAPAVPRSLGFAMPANAPKNRMGLALWLTDKRNPLVSRTMVNRLWEQLFGEGIVETLDDMGTQGMPPTHQELLDYLSWKFMNDDNWSIKKVLKEIVLSATYRQSSKLTPELKEKDLANKFYARGPRLRLSAEQLRDQDLCISGLMSSKMYGPSVMPWQPDGIWLSPYNAARWQSSAGEDQYRRAVYTYWKRTAPYPSMISFDGAQRVLCTVKRVRTNTPLQALTTLNDSAYLDMARHLAARMEKEGGNDAAAQIKKGYQLLLYRPAQAGEVKVFEGLYLQALKDFTSSPQKAIAMAGGQKEKTTPSGAAMIVVANAMLNLDEVVTKN